TGGTCCATCTCTGAACTTGGAGACGATGGGGACATACAAGAGGAGGATGGCATTTATCAAGACAAACCAAGCATGGCTTCTGAGCTTATAGAAACTTCTATAAACCCCAAACAAAATACAGAGGACGAATGCTTTCTCTGTCAGCACTGTGAGAGACGTTTTGGCAACAGAGAAGACTTGGAAAGACACATGCACATCCATGCTTTCACAAAGAATGACGCAcatgaaacagaaacaaagcTACTTCAAGAAGAAAGCCCTCACAAATTAGTTAGTGACTCATCTCAACATCAAATACAGTTTGGTGAGAATACAGCACAGGGGGAGGAGAGAGAACATGCAGAACAATACATGCTTGATGTCTCTAGCAATATTTCAGAGAATCTAAGTTTTTACATTGATGGAAAAATAGTGTCAACAAGTACTGTCAGTAACTGTGAACTAGCTGAGGTGCACGCTGGGTCTTCAGCTCTAGTTGGACTGGATGCCCTCATTGTGGACCCTCCCCAAATCTGTGAGGTCTTAAAGACGGATAAAGAAATACCTGGTCAACAATATGCCAAGAGGAGAACCGCAACACCACCCCTCTTACCTCAAATTAAAACTGAACTGGAGTCTGAAGTGGTTGTTTCTTCGTCCTCATCTTCACTCGTATCAACGATAATGGAGAATCTGTTTCCACAGAATTCAGAGTCAATAGTTGTACAGAAGGAAAGAACGGTGTTTCTGTCTCCAAAGTTGAAGCAGCTCCTGGAGAAGCAAGATGGTCTCAAACCTACGCTTGCCCTGATTTCAGATGGTCAGAAGCCATCCTCACCCATTTCTCTCTCTGCCCTGCCCTCTACAACCggaagatttaaaagaagaacTGGGTCTCCAACAAGCTCTCAACAGCAAAACCCAACATCTAATGAAGAAACTCAAGTGTCTGATACAGGGGAGGTTGGTCCTGCAAGCACAGGGCAGATTGAGACGCAGCATAGCTCACATGTGCAACAAACAGCCAATGAGAATGATGACGCGACTCTATCTGTGGTGGAGCCAGTAGTGAAACCTGTTTTGTCAAACAGCTGGCCTCCTGTGACCGGTGGGAACTCATGTAATCAGCGACCGCTAGATCTTTCTAATACAGTCAAGAGAAATGAAGATGTAGCATCAGTTGATGCAGTGCTGGATTTGAGTTTGCAAAGAAAGAACCCAGGTGAATCTGAACTGGCATTTAATTTTGTTTCGCTGGCAAATCAATCAAATGCGAGCATGGTCGAAAACGCCCTAATGAAAATGGGCGAGCAAAAAATGAACTTGGGAGGTCCAAACACTCCTGTTGTTACAGACTTTACCATAGTCACAGGTTCAGAGATCGTGACTCCATTGGAGCCTGTTACAGAGGGACTTGTTTATGGACTAACTCTACCCCAGAGTTCGCTGACTCCATCTCCTGCCTCCTTTAATCCTATGACCTTGGAGCCAGGTCCACCATGCACGATAGCATTTGCTTCACCAGCGCAAACTGTGCTTTCTACTGCTCCTTCATTAATCACCGTTTTGGCACCTTCATCTATTGCAAATTCTTCTACTCAACCAATTCAGGTAGTAGCCCCAAATATACCTCCTGAACCCATGGTCATTTGCACAGAAAGTTCATTAACCTCGCAGTGTGATTTAACTACTGCATTTGCCGCTACAAATTCTGCAAACATTGTCACTCTCTCCCAGCCCCTTGACCCCACTCTAAATCTACCTGGTCATGTCTTTCTCACAGATCAGATTGCGATAAGTCCACCTATGGTTGAATCTACTGCAAGGCCAGAAGTGCCATTCACGCCTACCGTGAATTTTAATGATTCTTTGTTTAATTCCTACAACATTGCCAGCAACACAGTGTTAATAGAGTGCACGATAGCTCTCGAAGCCCCAGGAAGCGTTGTCCCTGCTGCTGTCCCCTTACAAGAAAATACAGCTGAACCTCCAGCACCCACTCAGATGGTTGTTAATCATATCAAGCAGCAGCAGATTGTGTCAGTGACAGATCCCCAAAGTGTGGAACCCACTGTTCTTGTGTCGTCCATCACAGAATCTGCAACTCTGATCAATAATACGGAAATGGTGTCCGACTGTCCTGCTCTGAGTGACTCCAGTTCTGACCCTGATCCGGTTGTTGATATAGAGTCACCAACCATAAAAGATGAGGAAGCCAGTGACTCTTCTCTTTCCAACTCTGAAATTGCACCAAAAATCTCTTCACCCTCTCCTGAAAAAGCTGAAGAAGAATCCTCAAATATTGCAGAAGCCGACTCAGAACCGCAGACTTTCACAAAAAATTTCATCTGTAATGTGTGTGACAAACTTTTCCATTCAATGAAAGAGCTAAGCCATCATGTGGGTGACCATGCTGATGAATGGCCTTACAAATGTGAGTTCTGCGTGCTGCTCTTTGGCGAGCCCTCTGACTTGCATGACCATCGATCAAGCCTGCACGGGGTGGGAAAGACTTATGTCTGTAGTGCATGTACAAAAGAGTTTGTTTACCTTTGCAATCTGAAGCAGCATCAAGAAGAACTGCACCCTGGCCAGCAGTGTACATATACAGAGGATGAAACGGGAAAGCTAAGACCTCAAAACTACAACAATTCGACTAAAGTAAACACTGGCTCTTCGGCCAATGAATCTCCAGCTGACACCAAGAAATTGGTGAAAAAGGAAGAATGTGAAGTTGATGTAGCTGCTGAAGAGCTGTTTACAACCCTTAAGATCATGGCCACCGATGGTGGCAAAATCAAAGGGCCTGATGTTCGTCTAGGGATTAATCAACACTATCCCAGCTTCAAACCGCCACCTTTTCCTTACCATAACCGATCACCTGCAGGTTCAGTTGCTTCAGCCACAAACTTCACCACCCACAACATCCCACAAACCTTTAGTACGGCTATTCGGTGCACCAAGTGTGGAAAAAGCTTTGATAACATGCCAGAACTTCACAAACACATTTTGGCTTGTGCAAATGCTAGTGATAAGAAGCGATACACACCTCGAAAAAATCCTATCCCTTTACGCCACTTTGCAAAATCTCAAAATGGAGTGTTGTCTACAACTAATTCTGCCAATGGACTAAATGCTTCGGTTCGAGTCACTCAGGGGAACAGGCCCAAACCAAGTCAAGATCCACCGGTAAAGTTCAGAATgctgaaaaaaaggaagaaaaagttgGTCCAAAGGGTCATGCCACAGAGAAACAAGTCGGTCCCTTCGTCAAACAAAGTGTCACAAGTACAGGTAAATGATCAGCAGGAAATCTTTGTCTGCCCCCATTGCAAGAGAGAGTTCACAATGCGCCGCAGTCGAACCAAACACATGGCCGTGTGCCCCAAGAAACCTAAAgagataaagaaaagaaaagaaggaggaaTCTCTGTCACAAAGGAAAACAATGGACACTTGCACAGAGGGGTTTCTCATGTAAGAGAGAAACAAGAACCATCGCCTCAGCATAAAACAAGGCTCCAGACATCTGGCTTGACAAAAAGGCCCGCTATCCTACCAGTGCAAACTGTGCTCTCGAGTAAAAGAAGTAAGATTATTATAAAAGGGAGCACACAGCTGAAGCAAGAGGCGCCCACTCTGGCAGAACTTCCCATTCGCACTTTCAACCCCTCCATGCGGCAGTATAGCAAAGTGCAGCAAAATATCAAAGGAATGCCCATTAAAATCACCGTAGTCAGACCTCAACAGACTACTGCACAGAAAAATGAGTCGCGTTCCACTCAGAGCCGACAGGAAGCTGCTAACGGCCAATCCGAGCAGAGCACCTCGGCTTGATTGCTCAGAGAGCCATCTGGGATCATTGGGTAGTTTGAGTACTTAAAAACTATGATTTATAGAAAAACACAAGGAAAAAAGTGCAGTCCTTGCAGAACAGATGGAAAATCTGGCATAATTTATTCTTACAGTTTAATTTGAAAGTAATAAAGGTTAAGTACTCAAATTTCATGGACATCAGAAAAAAGCCATCTTAAATCCCAATGATGACAACAAAAACAAGATGAACTTAATTTATATGTATCTGTCTTTTTctgtcttgtgttttttttttgttattttcaggATTCTGCTGCATGGAGCTTTTTAAGTTATTCTAAAGGGGAAATACATGGTTGGCACACTGTAAAGCCAGCTGACTTTTAGGCTGCATTATACTGTACAAGAAAATTCTGAACACGTTAAAAAGGATACCACAGTGTGAGTGTGTTCATTTAGTTGTTtaaatgatttttgtttttgagaagttttctttattttttttctcccctgttTTGCATAAGCCTGCTGTCAATGGTCTGGACTTGCACTTGAAGTTAATCTGACTGCGTCATGCCTAAAATTGGAAAGGAAGTAACTGGAACTGAGCTGCTGGTATTtcttgatgattattattaagaGGATAGAGAGGGGCATTCATTTTCAGCATGCATTTGCACTATTTCTTGTCTGTAGTCTTGTGGCCTTTTAATTTAAACTTATTGCATGCTGTCTCTGAGCTTTTTCTACAGCCACTGTACACTGATCTAAAACGGATTGTGTTGACGAGGTTACGCCTTAAACTTGAATCAAGTCACGACCCCTTTATTATGATAGAAGGTGACCAGTACATGGAAGGCAtaccaaatgtaaaaaaaataaataaatgtggggGATTGTTTTTGAACTCAAATTACAGAATCAAAGACAAGTAGGGCAGTGCAGTCTAATACTAGCCACAAGCTCCAGTCAAATCTCCAGCATGTCATTGTTATACGGGGAAGCAGTTTTTCATGACTGTTGTGAATGTAAAGTGTAATATCTTTCATGTTTCATCTTTTTTGAGTCAGAGTTATTTTTGTTCCAGCTACTCCTCTGTGCTGCGGAAGGGTTTGAAGAGCAATGCTTTCTATGTGCCATTAATTTCAAAATTCACAATATTCAGTGGATTCCAGATGAAGGAATTATTATATTCGAACTTACACAGGATCAATCAACCCGTCCTTGaaatttatttcatgttttctgaATTTACTTTTAAAGTCTGTACAATGTGAAATTAAATTACataatttctttccttttttttgttaaatgctGACGGAATTTGTGGACAAATGATCTTCGAAGTTTGGGCTAGCACAAGTAATTTGATTTAAAAGCCTTTGCTACATTTGCACAATGTTCTCTTTGTTAATATTCTGTTCAGCTTAATTGGGTTCAAAACTTTTCATCTTAAATCTTAATATATTCACATTGGCCCAGTTTGCTTTcaggttttttgttgtttttttgcacctctTCTGCAAATGCTTGTTGAACTTTTGTGCTGCTGTCCCCATGCCTTGATTATTAGTACAGTCTGCTTCATCTTTAATTTCTTCGAGGACTTCCCTTCTGCTTCTGGCCTTTGGGGAAGTTGCCCTTGCTCTAAACCGTGAAGTGTGTTTGATGAATTCCAACATGTTTAAGTCAGAGGATAATTTTGTTGTGACATGAAAATGTTGCACTGTGTCAGAAATCACATGGTATGTTTATTTAAACCTTTtataagctaaaaaaaaaaaaaaaagatgaagcgCTATACAGGGTAGTTTTTGCTTTGTGATTTAACTTTAGATTTTGTTCaactaaaatttgaaaatgatCTGTATGTGAAAAAGCATACGTAATGGTACGCCTATATTTTTGCCGTCTTTAGCCCCTGCTGGTAATTTCTCTTTTATTCAGACTAGTGTGTTGGATGACCAGGATAGTCTGGGAGACTGTTATTTAACTGTGAAAAGTGCTTGTAGCATTTCAAAGTGTAAATGgacttatgtatatttattaatttaaaatcagTTATGAATCATTGAACGATTCCTCTGTATGATttgcactaaaaaaaaaaaaaaaaatcttctttttcttcaagcaaGTGTTTAGAATAAATGGAGAATGTTAAGTTTAATGTTGAAGTCGGTGTGAAACTTTCTtcaggggggagaaaaaaaatcaagaggAATATAAATTAGTAGGATTAAAAAGGTTGATGCTAAGAATCTTATTTTAGTGTGTCCCTACATGTTATCATGATGGCCAGATGATGGCACACTTCCCTCACTCACACCTcctgttttctctcttttctgtttttaaaaatgagaaCATCCAAAGCCATCAACCTGTGAAAAACCCTTTTTTGGCCACAGAAAGATTGTCCATTAAAGTATAAACCATTGTGATCTTCAAGTAAACATACAATTGTGAAAGTATTAAATAACAGAACATATAAAATCTGATAACTGTGTGATATTCTTTttgcatgaattaaaaaaaaagatgaataacTGATTACCTTGCTTTGAAGTCAGAATACTAACTAATTTAATAAGTGATAGCACTTGACctgaccccccacccccctttttttaactGCATTTTAAAAATCCAATTGCACATTTTTCTTTGCATTCCCTGACCTTTTCAGCATGGACATGCCAACTAAAATTCAGTCAACGTTATCAGAGGTGTGGTTTGTCTCTCATTTAACATTAACCAGAGTTTTGGAGCTGCACTCTGGGGCAAAGTTGAGATGTTTATTTACATAAAAAGtgaaggggagaaaaaaaaagcgggCGACAGGACATGGCAACATTTTCTAAAAGAAATACACTCACTTTAGATGACAAAGGAGAGATTGGATTATAAAGGCATTGAAAGtttatcaatatatatatataaaaaactagtaatcttaaaagaaaaattaggtaaaattaattaaattaaattaaattgatgaaaagtagcattttttttaaatatggttTATGTAAATGTATAAAATGTTCCCATTAATTGCTGTATCACAAATGCTTGTCAGTGTTTGTGTTATTTGAGACAAATTTTTAATTTTGGGAAGTATGCTTATTGTATAAATAAGCTAAATTTTCCTTTACTCAGCCTTTATTTAATCTCAAGAAATCATGGAGTCCTCATTTTCAATGATAGTAAAAggacagaaaacaaattaaaacaggAGACGGACAACCACAGAGCAAACTCACTTAAAAAcagtttaatttaaaaacagaatATTTGGTAATCATATTTGTAAATCGGCTTATATAGTAACCactgtttaaactttaaatgaaGGCTACACTATAAGATGTTCCAAGTCAATGCAGCAGGAAAAACTAACACGTTTTATTTACTTCGTGACCAGTTAAACAGATATTGAGCTGTGGTGGTAGAGTTAGCTTGTCTTAATAATAAACCTAATGTAATCTCACAATCTTGTGAACTAGCCTTAGTGCTGGTCAGTCTAGCTCTGCAAAAGTTTTCTGCAGAGACAAGTCTTAGTTTTGTTTGACATCACTAAAGCTAACTCTTAAAACTCCTTGCATGTCATTTGTTTGAGCTGGACATTAAACAGACTTGAAGCCGGATGTGGTGCACTGAGGAACTGAAGTCTAACACGACACATTTTAAACCTTGAACTGAGGTAAAAAACCCAGATTTGCTGTTTCATACAGGCAATACAAGCAGCAGACATGAAAAGCCATGATGTTGTGAGGCTAGAGATATACCATAGAAAGGAATTTTGCAATCTGGCCTTTGATCAAACTTTTATCTGACTGACACGTACTGTCACAGATTTCTGGAAGAGTAAAACTAAGATTTGATATTTTGGAGTTTGTTCGCCCTGAGTTCAGTTGTCCTTGTCATCGCTTTCAGCTGCTATTCCTGACGGCTGAAGGTGAGATTGACAGGGCTTGTAATCGGTTTGAGATGGCAGTCTTGACCTTGTTGGTCGAAGTTCATGTTTTCAAACTTGTAGTGAACAAATATGTTTCACTAGCAGAGACACTGCTCTGCTGAGTTTGGGAAGCTGACTATTCTTGTGTTTCTTTgtgtttagtttttagctcagaAGACTCTTAAGAAGTCAAATGTGGGCTAAGAAACATCAGaatgaaaaaaagtaaatgatCATAATACAGGGGTGGGCAAActacggcccgcgggccacatcgGGCCTGTTGCTCTTTTTAATTTGGCCCACCAAGAGTGGTGCAGAATTGCCCAAACCAAATCATATAAAATTTTGACTGTATTTGTTTGACCTTGTCCTGTTAGTTCTGGCTTTCCACCCGGTGGCGCATTAGACGCAGTGATGCATTGACTTGGGCAACTCACTTATTACTCTACAGCTCTGAACTCATCTGCAACCTTGAGTgggccaaagaaaaaaaaagcagacagTGAGTGCAGAGTGTTATTAAGGAATGGACAGCTAAACACTTTTTCACTGAAGTCCGGTCAAAGGCTGTGTATTTGCCAAGAAACCGCTGGCATACAGCTAAAGGAATACAACATAAGCCGTCCCTTTTCCACCAAGCATGCTCATTACGCTAACAACTCAGAGGTTGGCAGCTAGTTTTCAGCAAG
This is a stretch of genomic DNA from Cololabis saira isolate AMF1-May2022 chromosome 12, fColSai1.1, whole genome shotgun sequence. It encodes these proteins:
- the prdm2a gene encoding PR domain zinc finger protein 2, producing the protein MEDSSYWSISELGDDGDIQEEDGIYQDKPSMASELIETSINPKQNTEDECFLCQHCERRFGNREDLERHMHIHAFTKNDAHETETKLLQEESPHKLVSDSSQHQIQFGENTAQGEEREHAEQYMLDVSSNISENLSFYIDGKIVSTSTVSNCELAEVHAGSSALVGLDALIVDPPQICEVLKTDKEIPGQQYAKRRTATPPLLPQIKTELESEVVVSSSSSSLVSTIMENLFPQNSESIVVQKERTVFLSPKLKQLLEKQDGLKPTLALISDGQKPSSPISLSALPSTTGRFKRRTGSPTSSQQQNPTSNEETQVSDTGEVGPASTGQIETQHSSHVQQTANENDDATLSVVEPVVKPVLSNSWPPVTGGNSCNQRPLDLSNTVKRNEDVASVDAVLDLSLQRKNPGESELAFNFVSLANQSNASMVENALMKMGEQKMNLGGPNTPVVTDFTIVTGSEIVTPLEPVTEGLVYGLTLPQSSLTPSPASFNPMTLEPGPPCTIAFASPAQTVLSTAPSLITVLAPSSIANSSTQPIQVVAPNIPPEPMVICTESSLTSQCDLTTAFAATNSANIVTLSQPLDPTLNLPGHVFLTDQIAISPPMVESTARPEVPFTPTVNFNDSLFNSYNIASNTVLIECTIALEAPGSVVPAAVPLQENTAEPPAPTQMVVNHIKQQQIVSVTDPQSVEPTVLVSSITESATLINNTEMVSDCPALSDSSSDPDPVVDIESPTIKDEEASDSSLSNSEIAPKISSPSPEKAEEESSNIAEADSEPQTFTKNFICNVCDKLFHSMKELSHHVGDHADEWPYKCEFCVLLFGEPSDLHDHRSSLHGVGKTYVCSACTKEFVYLCNLKQHQEELHPGQQCTYTEDETGKLRPQNYNNSTKVNTGSSANESPADTKKLVKKEECEVDVAAEELFTTLKIMATDGGKIKGPDVRLGINQHYPSFKPPPFPYHNRSPAGSVASATNFTTHNIPQTFSTAIRCTKCGKSFDNMPELHKHILACANASDKKRYTPRKNPIPLRHFAKSQNGVLSTTNSANGLNASVRVTQGNRPKPSQDPPVKFRMLKKRKKKLVQRVMPQRNKSVPSSNKVSQVQVNDQQEIFVCPHCKREFTMRRSRTKHMAVCPKKPKEIKKRKEGGISVTKENNGHLHRGVSHVREKQEPSPQHKTRLQTSGLTKRPAILPVQTVLSSKRSKIIIKGSTQLKQEAPTLAELPIRTFNPSMRQYSKVQQNIKGMPIKITVVRPQQTTAQKNESRSTQSRQEAANGQSEQSTSA